Sequence from the Miscanthus floridulus cultivar M001 chromosome 16, ASM1932011v1, whole genome shotgun sequence genome:
TGCTCGAATCTGTCTTCTCCATGGTGTTTGTTGCGCGCTAAGGAAATAGCCTACATGACAAAGGAGGCCCAGTGAGCCCAGGCGTGTCCTTATAGTGGTCGACCACCCATCCTTGTCGTGTTGCATCATGCCCTAGGCGTGACCTGAAGCTGAGGCTGGCAGACATTGTGCCCCTAGGGCGAGGTGACAAGCGCCCTATGGCTCTGCCTGTGTGTCAAGTTTAGAGCATCTGTTAGATTTTGGTGGAATATTGATCACGTCGATCGGGGTAGGAAGCCTAGCCGAGCAATGTGAGGGCCTCAGTGGCTCTCCTTGGTCGGTTGCTAGCTTCCATGGTCAGGAACCCCACGGGCCcaaccgagcccctaggtgaggATGACTTGGTCATAGTATCCACTTGGCTTGTCCTCCGGGCGCTAAGCCTTTCTCCAAAGTGGGCCACTTTAGGTCTGTTGGGTTTCTTTGATGATCCAGAGGCGCACAcgatgggtgtagccctagaGCCCCTGGCTGATTAGAAGAATCATTTAGGGGGTTAGCTATATTGTCATGGCATTAATCCTAGGGTTTAGGTAACCCCTTGTTTGATATTCAACAGGGTACTCTGCCCTGTCGTAGACGCCCACCCGCGCACTGCCTCGATTTGGTGCCATCTATAGTTGTCATCCACACCGTCTGTGCCATCATCTACGATGTGATCACCGTTGGTCACCCTTCGTAGGCTGCCCAGTCATGGAttcgtcgttgcatgcttctcaaCACCTTGTGGTCAACGCACCAATTGTGGTATTCTCTGTCTATGCAGGCGTGCTTGTGGTCAGCGCCTTGTGTTCAACACACCAATCGCATGCTTCTTCATCCATGCAGGCGTGCAGGCCCATTTTGAGTCTTCTCCAAATAGAGGTGGGGCCTTCATCTGTGTGGTGCTGTCACAAGTCATCATCCGCACGCTCTAGCAGCCCGGTCATATGTAGCGTCGCTCTACAGTGACCCAGCGGCCACTCGACTATCTGCATGGCCATCTTCAACCAACTGCTTGCCCATCTGCTGCTCCCGTCAAGCAGAGGCAGCAAGTCTTTTCCTTCGAAAACACAACATACATATCATCCCTTTCTCCTCTAGTGTTTGTTTCTCCTCTATAGTACTTCTACAAGCCTGTGTGAACTAAGATTTGGGTATTTCACTCTCCCTATCATATTGTTCTAATGCTGCAATTCATTCTAGAGGATAATAGTTCCATTTCGGAGTCtgtttttgctagtgtattgaaGCCGTATTTCCTAAAttttgttgcatatattgcatcgGACCATTGGTGTCCATCCAAATCCAGTTCTACACTCCTACAATTTGTCAAAGCTATGCATGTTGGCAAATTTGTTATCAAACCAacatttttttcttcttatttGGTTAGTTGAATCATGTTGATTTtgctaatcatcatcatcattgatgtgACTCTACCCTCTTGATCTCTTTCATAGCCATTTTGCTACATATCATGATCAATGGTCATTTATTTGTCATCATCACCATACTATCCTAATGGTGTCATCATGCAACAATAATCGATCTCTCTATTTTTCGTTTGGCTTGATTTGACACATCTCTATATTCTCATTGAGTTCAAAGTCTCCAAAGAGAGGTTCAAAGTTGAAGTACTAATTGTGAAGACTTGAGGTATTTGCCGAAGTATGGGTTGTGAAGGCAGTTTCATCTTGTGGAGTTTATCGACATTGTTCAAAAGTTCCACGCTTCGTTGACATCTTCCTTTTTGGACATTGGATGTATTAGTGTCCTTTTTTAGACTATTGCATAGTAATAACTCTCTAAATGCAATGGCATTGCATTCACATTGCATTTGTGATGAGGTGTTGAAGTATAATAGTCAAGAGTATTAGTGTAATCTCCAAGTCTAGGGTTTTCCTCTTGTATCTCTCATGTACTCTATATATAGTCACCATTGGGCCTCAATACAATCACCCAATTCAGTCTCCCGTATTCGTAACACTTGCTTCTCTCGTACCTATCAAACCTCATGGATGCATGGTGCGAAGCCATAGTGTGTACAACTCCCAATATAGAGCTTTAGTACCCACCGTCCACCATTCATCGTTGATGGGCGTTACCATTAGAGGTCAAGGTTACTGCATCAACCGTAGTGGAAGTGCATGTAACAAACTTGAGCACATGCCGATGGCTTGTAGGCCACCAAAGATGTAGCATCCTTTAGCCTCAAAGGATGAGAAGGTGGAACGAAGAAGAGACAAATTTGTGAATGCTACCATACAAACTAATGGGTATAAGACGAGAGGGGCCTATGAGACCTCATAAGTCCATGCTTGTGCGGTGTATGTTGTTTGCTCACATGTTGGCATTGGACTACTAGCGGCTAGTGGAGTAGTAGTTTGAATAGGGTGTGGCAATCGGGGTTTACCTGTGATGGGGCAAAAGACCGAACATTACTTGATGGGCCTCGGCTCCACACCATTTTCAATTAGGTAATATATGCAAATTGGCCTACATATCATATAAACAAGGCCCACAAGGAAAATGGGGATGGTACTGCTCCATCGATGAGGATAGATTTCCCTATTTGTGTCCCTGCGGGAATAAAACTCCCCCTCCCTATCCTCTAATAGGTGAATTCCCCGTAGGAAAATAGGAATCGGTCCATTGTCATCTCTAGTCCTACATATCCCACTTGTCTTCCTATAGTCCCTCAAAGTTGTGTTGGAGCTAGTTTCTAATGACAGCTATGATTTGCACTTTACTGTGTCAAATTTAGACAGATACAGTAGAACTGAGTAATCAAACAATTTTAGTAATAACTTTGTGGCGATGGCTCTAAGAAAGATTGCTCAATGTTCGAAGTATCTTATTATCGAAAGATAAGAAACTACAATGAAAACAAAAGTTATGTTTTACAAGTTAATCTTATAGCCTAGTTATATTTTTAAAACAAAAGGTTCTACTAATGTAGATTTTTTAGCATCACATGATTGTGCCCATTAATAGCAAAATATGTTTTCTTCAAGAAACTTGTATCAGGATTCGGGACTCACAGTATTCTGTCGCAAGGAATCATTCTGGTCTCTGGACACATGGTTTGAAGTTAACCACTTCTCCTCATTCCATGAGAACCATATTAGTACTGATCCATCCTGAGGAATTGACATATATGTATAACATGAGAGAAGATGCCAGACTAAAAAATATGTGACGAGGAAAATGAGAATAGAGCTCACACCGTCGAGTCCAAGAACACAAATTTTTGGCTTCCTTCTATGCCCAAATTCCAATAGGTATGCCCCTTTCTTGAGAACAATGATAACCTATAGAAATACCATGTAACGGTGAAGATTTCATCTAGCAACAGTGGAATGTAAAGGTGCAAATTCATGGAATAAAGAATGTGTTTTGAGTAATATGATCACCCATATTTTCATATACCCTGGCTTTGTAGCTTGAACTCAAGTTATAAAGTGGGAAAAATAACAACATGCTCTCTAGATAGcaccgcaaaaaaaaaaaagattagtgAAGACCTCTTTTCACACGAGGTTACCGATTTCTCAGAAGTTCCGGTGAAAATTCTCCTATTGCTTGTCCAGACAAATTTTGCAATAGAATATTCAGAACATTATGGTTTTTGGAGCTGAAAAAATTTAGTGTAAATACTACACAAGACGTTGGAATTATGAAGACGTTGGTTCTTTGACTTTATTAGAAGAGTCTCTGATCTTTCATTAGCATAAATTTTGGACAAAAATCTACATTAGTACTACGGACAAGATTACTTCTGAAGTTGTGGTAGGAaaacaaaacaaacaaacaacaaCATGATAGAATATGCAAGTAGTGTTTTCTAGTAACCATTACTCAACGTGATACTGCTAAAGCATAACACCCAGGGGCTGAGCAATAACTGGTGCAGGGGGATGTAGCACCGGTTTTGCATCTAGATCCGTTAGTACTAATCAATCCCACCACGCCAGTTCCGTTGTTGGAGCAGTCGCGATTCATCAGCGACTTGATGCATCGCTAGCTATTGAGTAGATCGATAGATTGGACACACGTAAATGTTGTTGCTTCCGCTCCTCTTCCTTTCTTACTCCAGATTCCTCTGTTGTTTCTTTTCCTAATTTTCTCTACCATATTTAGGATAAGTGCTTATATAAAGTTAGTTCCTTTTTAAAAAAGACTAAGGATAATTAAAACTCAGGCTACACTTTTTCATATGCTGCTGAAAACCAGTACACCATATGATTTATTTAGAGGCTCAGCACTCAGCGTTTTGGGCTCTCACAGCACCGGATTTTTTTCATAGTTTCTTCCTCCTCTCGACGCGCCGCTGCAGCCCACCGCCCTACCATCTGCGGCGACCTCCGTCTTCTCCTTCCCCCTCTCGCCGCCGCAATGGCCATGGGTGCCTCTATCTTGACCTGGTCCATCTGCCTCCTAAGCCGCCAGAACCATAACCGCTGCCCTCCCGCCGTCCCCATCGCTGGCTGGCCGGCCTACCTCTCTCGATCGAGCCCCTTCTAGGCCCGTTAGATttggagaaaaagagagggagaggaagagaagagaaAATTTATAGCATTCCTCTTTATTTATAGGACGAGAAAAAAAATATGAATAGCAATTTCAGAGATAAATTATAGAAACCCGTTACAACGCAGGTCGCACGGTCAAAGATCTATATCAGTAAGAGAAAGATAGGGCCCAAATTTAAAATATAATCAATTCAGCACCAACTGTGTAGTCTAGCACCCCTTTGTAGCTTTTCGCCTCCGCCCGCTGTAACACCCCTTGGACAAACAGGAAGTAAATTTTACGAGTACCTCAGGGTAGGCTGGTAGGGCGTGTTTAAATTGTAAGCTCCCTTTGGCTAGCTCAACTATGGCCAAGGAGCCGGTCCAAGAAATGTTCACAGATATGTTGCCAACCGACACAGGTCCTTTTTTTGTTCTACCAAGTACAGTACCAAATAGCAGCCTTTGCTCGGCAAGGCCAGAATCATTCTTGCTTAGGATATACTACTAATACAACCCACTGTTGGCCAGTCCTCTGAAAGCAGCTTTCACCCTACACACAGCCAGTGTTTGACAACACCAGACCAGTGATTCGACGATGCGGACCAGACTACAGAGGAAAGCATTTGGTACTAAAGAATCTGATGCCCCTTTCACTTAAACTTATTAGCCGTACCGTCTCAGCAaaataatagtgtttttctctcgtaacgtATCAGCATCAGCGTCGGCCGGTCAGCCGAATAGGGCCTGATACTACTTCAGTCTCTCCGCGGAAAACAGAGCCAAGAAGCTACCAAATCCATGCCCATGCCAACAGATTATACAGTTCAACTGTTGTATCTCTAATTGCTGGGAACTAACAGAAGCCCTGATCGACACCACTAGCTAGAGCAGAGTGGACGAACATAAGCCCAACCACGACTACTAGAGCAGAATTCAGCGCCATAAAAAAACGAAAGGAACACGTTGTCAAGAGCATCCATCGATTTCGCGGCCCCCAAAGAGCTAAGGCAAGAAAATCGAACATAGGCGGTAGACCGTGCCAGGAAGAATTCTAACAGTATTTCGACGAGGCAAATAGGAGCGGGGATCCGGACGCAAACCTGATCGACGTCGCTCTCCACGGAACCGGCAAGGCCGACATGGATCCCGCGATGCGTTCAGCATCTCCACGGCGGCAGCCTTCCTCaaccccaccacaagaaccaacgGCCGACCCCGACAGTTGCCACTGCCCCCCGCCACCCATGTCACGCCCATGTCGACGCTCGTCGCGGAATCGGCGACGGCGAGAAGGCTAGGACATGGATCAGGATTCGGGAGCGCGGGATCCTAGCTCGAAGAAAAGAGGAGAGAGGTTTGGCGAGGCTTGAGAGTGCTACacacaaggaggagcaggggaggggAGGCCAGACGCTTTCTATCTCGTGGCCTTTTTGGCTGTTGCGGGAGTTTGTTGCTGCCTGCGTGCGTGGTGTGACTTTGTGCACTGCAGCACTTGTGGGGCTGTCTGCGGAAGAGCCGTTGATGGCAAGGCAAGCCTCTTTTCTACTTATCCATCTGATGATGTGGGCTGTGGTGGGCTGCGGCACCACGAGGAGAGATGGAGCAGTATCACTAAATCTTCACGAGAGATCTTTTAGATAGATATAAAATCAGGCCTCTATATACACATGAGATACATATATATAGCCAAAAGATACACGAGTTCTTTGACTCAAAGCCTTATACCCGAAGGAACCAAAAAACAAGAACGAGAGCTTAACAAGGACTAGAAAAACTAGCTGCCAAATTTCTTCTTCGTCGTGCTTTCAACTTGTTTTGTCTTCACGAGGGATGGTGCCAAAGTACGTTGGTTAAGAGCAAGACAGCATGTTTAACAACCCCGAGCCGTTCATTTAATCAGGTTGCCGAAACAAGCCCTAAGCATTTTGGAAGGCATGCTTGACAAAAGAACCTTTTCCACGTCATCGCATA
This genomic interval carries:
- the LOC136514250 gene encoding uncharacterized protein isoform X1 → MGGGGQWQLSGSAVGSCGGVEEGCRRGDAERIAGSMSALPVPWRATSIRLSLFSRKGHTYWNLGIEGSQKFVFLDSTDGSVLIWFSWNEEKWLTSNHVSRDQNDSLRQNTKGSGPVVRTLRKLFRILLHAFRSCDLRILRLVPFLYFVEFQQRYLFLRS
- the LOC136514250 gene encoding uncharacterized protein isoform X2; this encodes MGGGGQWQLSGSAVGSCGGVEEGCRRGDAERIAGSMSALPVPWRATSIRLSLFSRKGHTYWNLGIEGSQKFVFLDSTDGSVLIWFSWNEEKWLTSNHVSRDQNDSLRQNTAAGV